A genome region from Altererythrobacter aquiaggeris includes the following:
- the rplS gene encoding 50S ribosomal protein L19, producing the protein MNLLQTLEAEAIGALSDGKEIPKFQAGDTVRVGVRVVEGERTRVQNFEGVCIARSNRGMGSNFTVRKMSFGEGVERVFPLYSPNLDSLTVVRRGIVRRAKLYYLRGRTGKRARIAERRDNAPKA; encoded by the coding sequence ATGAACCTGCTCCAGACTCTCGAGGCCGAAGCAATCGGCGCTCTTAGTGACGGGAAAGAGATTCCCAAATTCCAGGCTGGCGATACCGTCCGCGTGGGTGTGCGCGTCGTCGAAGGCGAACGTACACGTGTCCAGAATTTCGAAGGCGTCTGCATCGCCCGCTCCAACCGCGGCATGGGCAGCAACTTCACCGTGCGTAAAATGAGCTTCGGCGAAGGTGTGGAACGGGTGTTCCCGCTTTACTCGCCCAACCTCGACAGCCTGACCGTGGTTCGCCGCGGTATCGTGCGCCGTGCGAAGCTTTACTATCTGCGTGGCCGCACCGGTAAGCGTGCGCGCATCGCGGAACGCCGGGATAACGCACCAAAGGCTTGA